Genomic segment of Apium graveolens cultivar Ventura chromosome 7, ASM990537v1, whole genome shotgun sequence:
GGAGCAACGTAATGAAATTGATTTAAGCTATGGAACGCTTAAAGTAGAGTTTTTCATTCATATTGAAAGCAAGAATTACATTCTGGGGTGAATGGGGATAATGCTTACATCAAAATATCATAGTATGAATGTAGAGGTGTTCCCAGAGTGTGCACCTTTTTCTTACTAGTAGAATTTCCTTAGACGGGTTCCATGCCAGGTATTGGGGACTTCTGTTCCGCTGAGGTAATTCAGCTTATAAGTTCCCGGACGGATCACTTCCTTGACTATATAAGGGCCTTCCCAGTTCGGTTGCAGTTTTCCCTGATTAGTTGGGTCCGAGGCTTCAGTGTGCCGGAGCACCAGGTCTCCCGCCACATATTCCTTTATCCTGGCCTTCTTCGCAAAGTGAAGCTTTGTTTTTTCCTTGTAGCTTTCCATTTTTTCTACGGCCCGATCTCTTACTTCATCCAGGAGTTCGAGGTTGGTTCTGAGGCCTTCTATATTGGAGACCTCGTCAAAGTTGGTCACTCTATGTGAAGGGGATCCGGTCTCTACTGGTAATCGGGCTTCGGTACCGTAGGCAAGCTTGAATGGAGTCTCCCCGGTTCCTATCCAGGAGGTAGTTTTGTATGACCATAAAACCTTCGG
This window contains:
- the LOC141674506 gene encoding uncharacterized protein LOC141674506, encoding MGPFPQAKGDIRYVLVAIDYMTKWAEAKAMRTINQQDCIKFVDMIVEVTNRTILRGLEKRLEDSKKNWPDEHPKVLWSYKTTSWIGTGETPFKLAYGTEARLPVETGSPSHRVTNFDEVSNIEGLRTNLELLDEVRDRAVEKMESYKEKTKLHFAKKARIKEYVAGDLVLRHTEASDPTNQGKLQPNWEGPYIVKEVIRPGTYKLNYLSGTEVPNTWHGTRLRKFY